The DNA segment TACAATAACAATAAAGGAGATGGCTGGCAAAACCAAAGCGATTTAAATATCTATTTGAACGCCATAGATTTAAATGTCTTAACCGAGGAACAAAAAAACAAAGTGTGGAATCTTTACAGATGGCGACAATGGTCTGGTTTAAAGGAAAATACAGCCTACAGCAAACCACCCATTTACTTGTATTGCATTGCTTTTGAGCAAAAATTAATAACAGAAGGAGAATTATACGAAGGAATTTTAGATAGTGACCGATTATCAGTTTTAACAGCCGAAAAGAAACACTATCAACATTTTGAAAGCGAAAATTTAGTAAAAAATTTCCCTTTCATAACTCCAATGATAGACAACATTCGAAATACCTTTTTAGACATTGAAGTGAAACGAGGTGACTCAAACACTTCGGTTACTCATCTAGTCAAGAGTTTTGAAAAAATATACGGAACCCTTCGATTTGTACAACTACTTACCGCTTTGGGCAAAACCAGTCTATACAAAGGCTACATCTATTCTTGGGGTTACACAGAATTAAACAAACAAAAATTATTCAGCTTTTTATTAAAACGATGTTATCCTTTAGCATCAGACACCCAAGAAAATTTCAACAACTTAATTACCAAGGAAAAAATAACCGAAGAACGATTAATTCAAGCTGCGATTTATGCTCCACAATGGCAAAAATTCATCAGTAATTATCTCGATTGGAAAGGGCTTGACTCAGGCATTTGGTGGTTGCACGCACACACTAAAACAGCCGCTTACGGTGCTGTTAACTCTGAATTAGAAAGTGAAGTCGCCAAATACTCTGCCATCGATTTACAGGATTTTAAGGATGGTGCTGTAGATAAAAACTGGTTTATATCGGCTTATAAACTATTAGGCAAAGCCAAATGGGAAATTCTATATGAAGCAGCCAAATTCGTTACAGACGGAAACGGACATAGAAGAGCCCGATTGTATGCAGATACCTTGACAGGGGATTTAAAAATAAGAGAAGTTACTGCAAAAGTAAAAGACAAACGAGATCAAGATTATTTAAGAGTGTATGGATTGGTACCATTGAGTAAAGCGAATGCTGAAAAAGATGTTTTGGCAAGATACGAATACATTCAGCAATTTAAAAAAGAAAGTAAAGAATTTGGTTCGATGAAGCAAACAAGCGAGGCACTTGCCATTCGAATTGCTTTAGAAAATCTAGCTCGAAATGCAGGTTATCCAGATCCAGTTCGCTTAACTTGGGCTATGGAAACCAAGCAAGTTCAAAAAATCCTTTCTAATGAAACCGAAGTAAATTTTGACGACATCACTATTGGTCTAACAATTGACAAAGAAGGAAAAGCCGAACTAATAACATTTAAGGAAGGAAAAGAATTAAAGTCAATTCCAGCAAAACTAAAAAAAGAAACAGCAATTATAGAATTAGGCAAGCACCGCAAGACAATGCGAGAGCAATGGACTCGTTCTAAAAAAGGCTTGGAAGAAGCGATGATTAGAGGCGATGAATTCCTGTTTGCTGAAATGGAAAATCTATTTGAGCATCCGGTAATTTCGAAGCATTTAGAGAAATTAGTTTTTATAACAAATACTAACGAAATAGGTTTTTATGCAAATGGAACCCTTATCAGTGCCCAAGGAGAGCTAATTCCATTAAATGAAAATTCAACTTTCAGAATTGCCCATTGCTTTGATTTGCACCAAAATAAAGTTTGGACTGATTTTCAAAAGTATAGTTTTGACAATCAATTAAAACAGCCTTTCAAACAAATATTTAGAGAATTATATGTCCCAACCACTGATGAATTAAAAGAGCAATCTATTTCGAGACGCTATGCAGGACATCAAGTGCATCCCAAACAAACATTGGCTTTACTAAAAAATAAAGGATGGAAAGTCGATTATGAAGAGGGTTTGCAAAAAGTATTTCACAAAGAAGGTTTTCAAGTCAAACTGTATGCGATGGCCGATTGGTTTTCTCCTGCCGATGTAGAAAGTCCAACACTGGAAACAATCGAATTTCATTCGCTGAAAGATTATAAAAACATTCCATTTGCAGACATTAACCCAAGAATATTTTCAGAAGTAATGCGCGATATTGACTTAGTAGTTAGTGTGGCTCACGTAGGCGGAGTCGATCCAGAAGCCAGCCATTCATCGATAGAAATGAGAGCCGTTTTACTTCGTGAAACCTTGCGATTGTTCAAAATTAATAATGTAGAAATCAAAGTCAATCACGCTTTAATTGAAGGTAAAATGGCAAATTATAGCGTACACCTTGGAAGTGCTATTGTGCATCAAGTCCCAGGGAAGTATTTGTCTATTTTACCAGTGCATTCGCAACACCGAGGTCGTTTATTTTTACCATTTGCAGATGATGATCCAAAATCGGCAGAGGTGATGTCAAAAGTACTTTTGTTAGCCAAAGACAATGAAATTCAAGACCCAACAATTTTAAATCAAATTGATAAAAAATTGGATTAACATCAAATTCATTCCCCAAAAAGCGTCCCAATTCAGGACGCTTTTTTCATTTTTAGAAAAATCTTTTTCACTACGCAAAATCCTTGCGCACTCCTTTTTGAATATTTGCTCAAGAAATAAAACAAGTTCTTTTATAAACTAAAAAATATCAAACAAGTCCTGTTGCGTGTTTCTATATAACACCATTGTAGGGAACTTTTCGCGAAAGCGTATTAGGTTTTTCTATGCAACTTGATTTGGAGGTTTTTGGCTGTTTTCCAAAAAACGGTCCCACTCTATGGGGCGTGGGTTCGATTCCCGCTTCCGAGCAATCGGAATAGTTCAGTTGGTTAGAACAATAGAAAGATCGCAGGTTCGAATCCTGCAATCGATTTTGGTTCGATTTGACGGATGGTTGTCGCTAGAGCACATCACTCTTAAAAAGATGTACCACAAAAAAACTGATTTGTCTTTGTCAGTACAATTAGGGTTGCAAAATCCAAAGCGTACACTGGCGAGAAACCAGCAGGAATTGAAATATAGAGGTTAAGACTTCCTTTCTTTTCGGTTTGATTGAGGATGTAATTCACGGAATTACTTTTTCAAAAGACAACCGCAAAACAATTGAAGCAATGCAAATACAAACAATTCTTCCGTTTTTTCAAGAGGAGAAAGACAAACGGTTTTCTTATTTAAAAGAGAAAATAAAACTTGTTAGGTGCAATTATTGAATTTTTTGAAATAAAAAATGAAAGGCTTAGAAACAGATTGAGTTGAACCAATTGGCAGTTACTACTTAACTTATGTTTTCTTAAAAATAAGTGAAACGCCTAATTAAAACCATCAATAGCTATGTTTCTATGCGTTTAAAAAAAATCAATTGCACTCAATGAATTAAAAAACTGGAATTAAAAATAAAAAATTATGATACAAAGAATTACAATCGATGCCTACCAAGTAGGTTTGGTATTCGAAAACAGAAAATTGGTAAACGTGATAAAAGAAGGTTCACAATGGATTTTTGGAGACAAACAAGTAAGGATTTACGAAAAAACAGTCGCTTTCCAATCGCCTTATGAATTCAACATCTTGATTCAAAATGAAGCCTTGGCAGCAATGTTAGAAGTAATTGAAGTGGCTGATAGTGAAATTGTGTTGCAATTTGTAAATGGGAATTTCAAGGAGGTTTTGACCGCAGGAACCTATGCTTTTTGGAAAGGAGTAACCAATACCTATTTCTCCAGAATAGATTTATCCAAGGTGGAAATCACGGAGCAAATTCCAATGTTTTTGTTCGAAACGGCAAAGTTGAGAGCTTTCGTGAGAAAGTTTATGGTATCGAGCAATGACAAAGCCTTGTTGTTTGTGAACGGAACTTACGTCAAAGAATTGGCTGCGGGAACCCACTATTTCTGGAACAACAGCACCACCATCGAGGTCAAAACAGCGGATAGGAGACAACAACAATTGGAAATCTCGGGTCAGGAATTATTGACCAAGGACAAAGCCGGTTTGAGAATCAATTTCTACGTGAGATACCAAGTTACGGATATTTTAAAAGCCTTGGTAACCAACAAGGATTTCGAAAAGCAATTGTACGTTTTAATGCAATTGGCGTTGAGAGCCTTTGTCGGAAGCTTGACTTTGGACGAATTGTTGAGCAAGAAAGACACCATCGCTTCGGCTATTTTGGAAGAAGTTGCGACCAAAATCAGTGATTTAGGTTTGGCAGTTTCCGATGCGGGAATCAGGGACGTGATCTTGCCTGGCGATATGAAAGAAATTATGAACCAGGTCTTGGTAGCCGAAAAAAAGGCACAAGCCAACAGCATTATGCGAAGAGAAGAAACCGCGGCAACCAGAAGTTTGTTGAATACCGCCAAATTGATGGAGGAAAACGAAATGTTGTGGAAATTGAAAGAAATGGAATATGTAGAGAAAATCGCCGATAAAATTGGAGAAATCACCATTTCCGGAGGAGGAAACATCATTGGTCAATTGAAAGAGATTTTTGTGAAATAAGAAAAACCACGAGTTGATATTCGTGGTTTTTTGGTTTTAGAAAGAAGGATTAGAATGAAGTAATAGCCTAGAAATAATCAAGATGAAACAAACACGGTATAGCTATTTCAGGACGAGTCATCAAAAAAATAGTGACTCCCACTCAAAGCCCACTCAAAGCCTACTCAAAGCCTACTCAAAGCCATAGATAAGCCTAGGTTGTGGTACCCTTGAATTGTGCCAAAAAAACACATCTTTTTTTACTAATATAAAGCCCAAGCCAACCGCATATGGAGACGAAATCAAACTCCATCAATCAGAATATCCAAAAGTAGTCTATGGGGTTCGGTAAACTAAAATCCACTGTCAAAAATATTCTTGATAACTTTGAGGCAGACCACTTTTATAATACTTCGAGAAATACTATATTAGCACACCCGAGGTCGATGCGAAAAGCATTGACCGAATTGAACGCAGTTAAAATCGATAAAATTTAAAATGTCAGATCAAGCTCAATACAACGAAGACAATATACGCTCACTCGACTGGAAGGAACACATCAGAATGCGTCCCGGAATGTATATCGGAAAACTCGGAGATGGTTCTTCTTCTGATGATGGAATTTATATTCTTCTCAAAGAAGTCCTAGACAACTGTATCGACGAGTTTGTTATGGGCGCCGGAAAAACCATCGAGGTAACTATCAAAGACAAAACGGTTTCGGTTCGCGATTACGGTCGTGGAATCCCATTGGGAAAAGTGATTGACGTGGTTTCCAAGATGAATACTGGTGGAAAATACGACTCACTGGCATTTAAGAAATCCGTAGGTTTGAATGGAGTGGGAACAAAAGCCGTGAATGCTTTGTCCCATTATTTTCGCGTGGAATCGGTTCGTGACGAGAAACAAAAAGCCGCTGAATTCTCGGCTGGAAATCTGGTTTTGGATGAGGAAATTATTGACACAACCAAACGAAAAGGTACCAAAGTAACTTTTATTCCAGATGAAACCATTTTCAAGAATTACAAATTCCGTTACGAATATGTAATTCGGATGCTCAAAAACTATTGTTATCTCAACAATGGTTTAACCATTTTATTCAACGGCGAAAAATATTTTTCCGAAAATGGATTGAAAGATTTATTGGAAGAAACCATTAATGTAGAGGATTTAGAATATCCAATTATCCATTTGAAAGAAGGCGATATTGAAATTGCATTAACGCATAGCAAAACCCAATATTCAGAAGAATATCACTCTTTTGTAAACGGTCAAAATACCACTCAAGGTGGAACGCATTTGGCGGCTTATCGCGAAGCCATCGTGAAAACCATTCGAGAATATTACAACAAACCATTCGAAGCTTCGGATGTTCGAAAATCCATTGTTACAGCGATTAGCATCAAGGTGATGGAACCCGTTTTCGAATCGCAAACCAAAACCAAATTAGGTTCTACAGAAATAGGTTCGGAACCTGGAATGCCATCGGTTCGTACTTTTGTCAATGATTTTGTAAAAAATAAATTAGACAGTTATTTACACAAAAATCCAGAAACGGCTGATGCTTTACTTCGCAAGATTTTGCAAGCCGAAAGAGAGCGTAAAGAATTATCCGGTATTCGAAAATTAGCCAAAGACAGAGCCAAGAAAGCCAATCTGCACAACAAGAAATTACGCGATTGTAGAGCGCATTTGACCGATACCAAAAACCCAAGAAATTTAGAAAGTACGCTTTTCATTACCGAGGGAGATTCGGCATCTGGTTCCATCACAAAATCACGTGATGTAAATACACAAGCGGTTTTTAGTTTACGAGGTAAGCCTTTGAACTCCTACGGAATGAGTAAGAAAATTGTGTATGAGAACGAAGAATTCAACTTGTTGCAAGCGGCTTTGGATATCGAAGACGATATGGAAAACCTGCGTTACAACAACATCGTGATCGCAACAGATGCCGATGTCGATGGAATGCACATTCGATTATTGTTGATTACTTTCTTCCTTCAATTCTTTCCTGAATTAATCAAAGAAAACCATTTGTATATTCTGCAAACACCATTGTTTAGGGTTCGAAATAAGAAAGAAACCATTTATTGCTATTCCGAAGAAGAACGCAAAGACGCCATTGAAAAACTAAAACCAAAACCAGAAATCACCCGATTTAAAGGTTTGGGAGAAATATCGCCAGACGAATTCAAGAATTTCATTGGCGAAACCATTCGATTGGATCCAATTATGATGGACAAAAATACTTCGGTAGAGCAATTGTTGTCTTTCTATATGGGAAAAAATACGCCAGATCGACAAGAATTCATTATCAATAATTTGAAGGTGGAATTGGATACGATAGAGGCGAGTTAGTAGAAGTTTAAAAATAAAAATTTGTCAAAAGACCTTCAAAATAAAATGTTGTTCCAACAAGTAGTTGAGCTATTGCAAAATGCCCGACAACAGGTTTTGCGTACTGTAAACACAACTATGGTTTGCACGTATTTCGAAATTGGAAGAATGATTGTTGAAGAAGAACAAAGTGGAAAAGACCGAGCAGAATATGGTAAACAAATTCTAAAAGGACTTTCTCAAGATTTGAAAAAGGAATTTGGGAAAGGGTTTTCTATTGATGTTTTAGAAAGAATTAGAAACTTTTATTTGATTTATTCAAAATCCGCATCACTGTTGCGGATATTGGAAATAAAGAATTCCGCAACAGTGTTGCGGAATTCTGAAGTTTCAGTAAATGAAGATTTATCAATTTCGCCAACACCGTCTACGAAATTCAAATATCAAAAAACGCAGACAGTGTCTACGATTTCTGAATTACAGAAAACATTATATGACTTTTTCAAATTAACGTGGTCTCATTATTCGTTTTTAATGCGAATAGACGATGAAAAGGAAAGACGTTTTTATGAAATAGAATCTGAAAAATACAATTGGAGTGTTCGAGAATTAAAACGACAATACGATTCGGCACTTTATACCAGATTGGCTTTGAGTCGAGACAAAGAAGGGGTTTTAAAACTTTCAGAACAAGGCCAGATTATTGAGAAACCAAAAGATCTTATCAAAGATCCGTATATTCTAGAATTTCTTGGATTGCCAGAATTGCATCAGTATTCTGAAACGGAATTAGAGGCGGAAATCATTAGTAAGCTAGAGCATTTTCTATTAGAATTAGGTCACGGATTTACGTTTGTTGCGCGTCAACAAAGAATTACTTTCGACGATAAACACTTTCGAATTGATTTGGTTTTTTATAATCGGGTTTTAAAAAGTTTTGTTTTAATTGATTTAAAAATAGGAGAATTGAAACATCAAGATTTAGGTCAAATGCAAATGTATGTTAATTATTACGACAGAAAAATGCGATTGGAAGACGAGAACAAAACCATTGGAATTGTTCTTTGTCAAAACAAAAGTGACTTGGTTGTGGAATATACTTTACCAGAAAATAACGAGCAAATCTTTGCCAGTAAATACAAAACAGTTCTTCCAAGTAAGGAAGATTTAATAAAATTAATTTCGGAATCAAAATAAATGAAAGACGAAGAAGAAGATAACATCATTCCAAACGAAGACGAGAATAACGAAGAGTCAACCGAGTCCACGAGCGAAGAAGGATTCGAAGACATAATCACTTCGGGAGGAAATCATTTCTACGAGAACGACGAAAACAGCGAAGATACCATTACCAAAGTTACAGGAATGTACAAAGACTGGTTTTTGGATTATGCTTCCTATGTAATTCTCGAGCGAGCAGTTCCTGCTATTGAGGACGGTTTCAAACCCGTTCAACGCCGAATTATGCACTCGCTTAAGGAATTGGATGACGGCCGTTACAATAAAGTAGCGAACGTTGTGGGACACACGATGCAATACCATCCACACGGAGATCAGAGTATTGGTGATGCGATGGTGCAAATTGGCCAGAAA comes from the Flavobacterium limnophilum genome and includes:
- a CDS encoding slipin family protein, whose amino-acid sequence is MIQRITIDAYQVGLVFENRKLVNVIKEGSQWIFGDKQVRIYEKTVAFQSPYEFNILIQNEALAAMLEVIEVADSEIVLQFVNGNFKEVLTAGTYAFWKGVTNTYFSRIDLSKVEITEQIPMFLFETAKLRAFVRKFMVSSNDKALLFVNGTYVKELAAGTHYFWNNSTTIEVKTADRRQQQLEISGQELLTKDKAGLRINFYVRYQVTDILKALVTNKDFEKQLYVLMQLALRAFVGSLTLDELLSKKDTIASAILEEVATKISDLGLAVSDAGIRDVILPGDMKEIMNQVLVAEKKAQANSIMRREETAATRSLLNTAKLMEENEMLWKLKEMEYVEKIADKIGEITISGGGNIIGQLKEIFVK
- a CDS encoding PDDEXK nuclease domain-containing protein, translated to MSKDLQNKMLFQQVVELLQNARQQVLRTVNTTMVCTYFEIGRMIVEEEQSGKDRAEYGKQILKGLSQDLKKEFGKGFSIDVLERIRNFYLIYSKSASLLRILEIKNSATVLRNSEVSVNEDLSISPTPSTKFKYQKTQTVSTISELQKTLYDFFKLTWSHYSFLMRIDDEKERRFYEIESEKYNWSVRELKRQYDSALYTRLALSRDKEGVLKLSEQGQIIEKPKDLIKDPYILEFLGLPELHQYSETELEAEIISKLEHFLLELGHGFTFVARQQRITFDDKHFRIDLVFYNRVLKSFVLIDLKIGELKHQDLGQMQMYVNYYDRKMRLEDENKTIGIVLCQNKSDLVVEYTLPENNEQIFASKYKTVLPSKEDLIKLISESK
- a CDS encoding DNA topoisomerase IV subunit B, which encodes MSDQAQYNEDNIRSLDWKEHIRMRPGMYIGKLGDGSSSDDGIYILLKEVLDNCIDEFVMGAGKTIEVTIKDKTVSVRDYGRGIPLGKVIDVVSKMNTGGKYDSLAFKKSVGLNGVGTKAVNALSHYFRVESVRDEKQKAAEFSAGNLVLDEEIIDTTKRKGTKVTFIPDETIFKNYKFRYEYVIRMLKNYCYLNNGLTILFNGEKYFSENGLKDLLEETINVEDLEYPIIHLKEGDIEIALTHSKTQYSEEYHSFVNGQNTTQGGTHLAAYREAIVKTIREYYNKPFEASDVRKSIVTAISIKVMEPVFESQTKTKLGSTEIGSEPGMPSVRTFVNDFVKNKLDSYLHKNPETADALLRKILQAERERKELSGIRKLAKDRAKKANLHNKKLRDCRAHLTDTKNPRNLESTLFITEGDSASGSITKSRDVNTQAVFSLRGKPLNSYGMSKKIVYENEEFNLLQAALDIEDDMENLRYNNIVIATDADVDGMHIRLLLITFFLQFFPELIKENHLYILQTPLFRVRNKKETIYCYSEEERKDAIEKLKPKPEITRFKGLGEISPDEFKNFIGETIRLDPIMMDKNTSVEQLLSFYMGKNTPDRQEFIINNLKVELDTIEAS